Proteins from one Silurus meridionalis isolate SWU-2019-XX chromosome 3, ASM1480568v1, whole genome shotgun sequence genomic window:
- the si:ch211-184m13.4 gene encoding G-protein coupled receptor 183, with translation MATQSPSNESISNQSCNVFTNKESAQILFPVFYITVLVVSVSGNSLVLYITSQKKKKCNSTTLYLINLAISDTLFTLALPGRITYYIRGFDWPFGDLFCRLTAVIFYSNTYTGIAFMTCISADRYLAMVHPHRCPKLRSLKVVRRICILVWAIVFLETSPMLFRSMMKEWEGQKTCMEFSNLDESAKTPYVLLLACVIGFCVPLGLILGCYSQINSKLSKMAKENPMTGKSGKSSRAKNIILLILLSFMLCFCPYHINIMQFMVRRLLHKPSCEEKKAFKMSLQITVSMMNLNCCLDPVIYFFAIKTYKQRVMSIFKGYMPASLSSKSMPDNSTSNT, from the coding sequence ATGGCCACTCAATCTCCATCAAATGAAAGTATTTCCAACCAATCCTGCAATGTATTTACCAACAAGGAATCAGCGCAAATTCTCTTCCCTGTCTTCTACATTACTGTGCTTGTTGTCAGTGTCTCGGGCAACAGCCTGGTCCTGTATATCACCagccagaaaaagaaaaaatgtaactcCACCACACTTTACCTGATCAACCTTGCAATCTCTGATACCCTCTTCACTCTTGCTCTTCCCGGTAGAATCACCTACTACATTCGTGGGTTTGACTGGCCGTTTGGAGATCTTTTTTGCAGGCTTActgctgttattttttattcaaacacCTACACAGGCATCGCTTTCATGACCTGCATCAGTGCTGACCGCTACCTAGCCATGGTGCATCCACACAGGTGTCCTAAGCTGAGGAGTCTGAAGGTGGTACGAAGAATCTGCATTCTAGTCTGGGCAATCGTTTTCCTGGAAACATCTCCCATGCTCTTTAGAAGCATGATGAAAGAGTGGGAAGGTCAGAAAACATGCATGGAGTTCTCCAACTTAGACGAATCTGCAAAAACCCCATATGTGCTTTTGCTTGCCTGTGTTATTGGGTTCTGTGTGCCCCTGGGACTTATCCTGGGCTGCTACAGCCAGATCAATTCCAAGCTTTCCAAGATGGCCAAGGAGAACCCTATGACTGGCAAGTCAGGGAAAAGCAGCAGAGCCAAGAACATAATACTGCTGATTTTGCTGAGCTTCATGCTGTGCTTCTGCCCATACCACATCAATATCATGCAGTTTATGGTGCGCAGACTTCTCCATAAACCCTCTTGCGAGGAAAAGAAGGCTTTCAAGATGTCTCTTCAAATCACAGTGTCCATGATGAACCTCAACTGCTGCCTGGATCCAGTCAtctatttttttgcaattaagACCTACAAGCAGAGAGTAATGAGTATTTTTAAGGGTTATATGCCTGCTTCACTGTCCTCAAAGAGCATGCCTGATAACAGCACCAGCAACACTTGA